Proteins encoded within one genomic window of Nakamurella alba:
- a CDS encoding proline racemase family protein, with protein sequence MRATRTIRVVGCHAEGEIGDVIVGGVLPPKGTTVFEMMRSMEAEHDDVRRLLIQEPRGSVARHVNLIVPSTRDDCVAGAIIMEPTEYVPMSGSNTMCVATVLLETGMVPMTEPESVFRLDMAGGSVEVTARCRDGRCESVTFTNVPAFAERLAAPLEVPGLGTVPVDVAYGGMFYALVDASALEFTIAPEEARELAELGERIRIAAREQFDVVHPENPDIRGVSIVQFNMPFDAPGGASRNTCIVSPGRSDRSPTGTGLSARLAVLHARGQLGVGQEFSHLSIIGSRFIGRITAETTCGDRPAIIPSITGRAWITGLHTYTVDPTDPWPTGYVVGDTWGTTMTLKQS encoded by the coding sequence ATGCGCGCAACCAGGACGATCCGGGTGGTCGGGTGTCATGCAGAGGGCGAGATCGGTGACGTGATCGTCGGCGGTGTGCTGCCACCCAAGGGGACCACCGTCTTCGAGATGATGCGGTCGATGGAGGCGGAGCACGACGACGTGCGACGGCTGCTGATCCAGGAGCCCCGCGGCAGTGTGGCCCGGCACGTGAACCTGATCGTGCCGAGCACCCGGGACGACTGCGTCGCCGGCGCGATCATCATGGAACCGACCGAGTACGTACCGATGTCGGGATCGAACACGATGTGCGTCGCGACCGTGCTGCTGGAGACCGGCATGGTGCCGATGACGGAACCGGAGTCGGTGTTCCGGCTGGACATGGCCGGTGGCTCGGTCGAGGTCACCGCCCGCTGCCGGGACGGGAGGTGCGAGAGCGTCACCTTCACCAACGTCCCGGCCTTCGCCGAGCGGCTGGCCGCGCCGCTCGAGGTCCCGGGCCTGGGCACGGTGCCGGTGGACGTCGCCTACGGCGGCATGTTCTACGCGCTGGTCGATGCCTCGGCGCTGGAGTTCACCATCGCGCCGGAGGAGGCGCGGGAGCTGGCCGAGCTCGGCGAGCGGATCCGGATCGCCGCCCGCGAGCAGTTCGATGTGGTGCACCCGGAGAACCCGGACATCCGCGGGGTGTCGATCGTGCAGTTCAACATGCCGTTCGACGCGCCGGGCGGTGCCTCCCGGAACACCTGCATCGTCTCGCCGGGGCGCTCCGACCGGTCGCCGACCGGCACCGGGCTCTCCGCGCGGCTCGCGGTGCTGCACGCCCGCGGGCAGCTGGGTGTGGGCCAGGAGTTCAGCCACCTGTCGATCATCGGGTCCCGCTTCATCGGCCGGATCACCGCGGAGACCACCTGCGGCGACCGGCCGGCGATCATCCCATCCATCACCGGCCGGGCCTGGATCACCGGGCTGCACACCTACACCGTCGATCCCACCGACCCCTGGCCGACCGGATATGTGGTCGGCGACACCTGGGGCACCACGATGACTCTCAAGCAGTCCTGA
- a CDS encoding dihydrofolate reductase family protein translates to MTGVFVAHAVSVDGFITGRGPSHGNGLGDGGVLFDWYFGGDTPSRVFEGFRLSAESVDFFDAVAGRVGISLAGRNTFDDSGWEGGGTPHPAAELVVLSHRPALAADRQHLVSTGIEDAVAVARELAGDKDVALMGGGATTAALAAGLVDEVILHQVPVLLGAGRRFFQELPGHIRLRPVEVVAAPDVTHLRYAVVR, encoded by the coding sequence ATGACGGGAGTGTTCGTCGCGCACGCGGTGTCGGTGGACGGGTTCATCACCGGCCGGGGCCCGAGCCACGGAAACGGGCTCGGCGACGGCGGAGTGCTGTTCGACTGGTACTTCGGAGGCGACACGCCGAGCCGGGTCTTCGAAGGATTCCGGTTGAGCGCCGAGAGCGTGGACTTCTTCGACGCGGTGGCCGGCCGGGTCGGGATCAGCCTGGCCGGGCGGAACACCTTCGACGACTCCGGGTGGGAAGGTGGCGGGACCCCGCATCCCGCGGCGGAACTCGTCGTACTGAGCCATCGCCCCGCCCTGGCGGCGGACCGTCAGCACCTGGTGAGCACGGGCATCGAGGACGCCGTGGCGGTGGCGCGGGAGCTCGCCGGGGACAAGGACGTCGCGTTGATGGGCGGCGGGGCGACGACGGCGGCGCTGGCGGCCGGACTGGTCGACGAGGTCATCCTGCACCAGGTTCCGGTGCTGCTCGGCGCCGGCCGCCGCTTCTTCCAGGAGCTGCCGGGCCACATCCGGCTCCGCCCCGTCGAGGTGGTCGCCGCGCCCGACGTCACGCACCTCCGGTACGCCGTCGTGCGCTGA
- a CDS encoding DUF6597 domain-containing transcriptional factor: MSTGQTYVERLPPPALSGIVRTVWVQSTGGAPYLQRNLPTGGAEIHCVPGAVPRLIGPLTTALPELLPPGTTVIGARLRPGALGRVCGVPATALLDRVVPLDELWGTDGERLAAAIGAAPDPVAALRQLKTALRERAAARPADRVVAAAVARLSVPDAGEIASLADDLALSGSALRRRMLQSVGTGPKVLQRTLRFQAYLALTQRAGSARAVPLPARFSHWAEVAGYADHPHLTRECRRLSGLNPTELLHGRDDRCACGHEHIASFGPLLARADRLRGRAA, translated from the coding sequence ATGTCCACGGGCCAGACGTATGTCGAGCGGTTGCCGCCGCCCGCTCTGTCGGGGATCGTCCGGACTGTCTGGGTCCAGTCCACCGGTGGGGCGCCGTACCTGCAGCGGAACCTGCCGACCGGCGGCGCTGAGATCCACTGCGTCCCAGGTGCGGTCCCGCGGCTGATCGGGCCGCTGACCACCGCTCTGCCGGAACTGCTGCCTCCCGGCACCACTGTGATCGGGGCACGACTGCGTCCGGGGGCACTCGGGCGCGTCTGCGGCGTGCCGGCGACCGCGCTGCTGGACCGCGTCGTGCCGCTGGACGAGTTGTGGGGCACCGACGGCGAGCGGCTGGCCGCGGCGATCGGAGCCGCTCCGGATCCGGTGGCCGCGCTGCGGCAGCTCAAAACCGCGCTGCGCGAGCGGGCCGCCGCCCGGCCGGCGGATCGCGTCGTGGCGGCAGCGGTGGCCCGCCTGTCCGTGCCCGATGCAGGTGAGATCGCTTCACTGGCGGATGATCTCGCACTGTCCGGGAGCGCGCTGCGGCGGCGGATGCTGCAATCGGTCGGCACCGGGCCGAAGGTGCTGCAGCGCACCCTGCGGTTCCAGGCCTACCTGGCGCTCACCCAGCGCGCCGGATCCGCCCGAGCCGTTCCGTTGCCCGCCCGCTTCTCGCACTGGGCGGAGGTCGCCGGGTACGCCGACCATCCGCATCTGACCCGCGAGTGCCGCCGGCTGTCCGGACTGAATCCGACGGAGCTGCTGCACGGCAGGGACGACCGCTGTGCCTGCGGCCACGAGCACATCGCGTCCTTCGGCCCGCTGCTGGCCCGCGCCGACCGGCTGCGAGGCCGCGCGGCCTGA
- a CDS encoding RCC1 domain-containing protein, translating to MSRPRLHLLHVLTALLVVMGTVAVTPAGADVPTGATGTPAIGRTSAAAPTTLLGWGDVVGSGTRQTPRADGRSFADQAFPVPSPVWGERTLDGLTVTAVDAAERMSCALASGKVFCWGRTRSPGDGRPHPYGIGLPVRVGGALIGRPVTAIAVGRDHACALTGDRVYCWGDNSRGQLGRGTIGGGAATPVVALLGSAVPRVDAIDAGDDHTCVTSAGAVRCWGANDHGQLGDGTQTDRGSPVLAGGTLVGRSVTAMSAGGRTTCALADNWSHCWGVVEWDLAGTPMATTSPTATRVPEELPRPDFASIGVGGGTVCAVTVGGAAWCWGLDNRGQTGGQSRWVHDPTPGPVVTDGVLAGRTVSQLRVGATHVCALASGRMICWGDRSRGAIGSGTTGGRSAPAEVYTDGALAGRSVIGIGAGDGVSFAITTGAPGQVAAPGALQLVRPVRVLDTRTTAGTGIPAGGTKKVRVAGIGGVPAAVSAVAFGVTVAEPAASGYLQVYPSGSTIPGMATTNFTTQAGTVSQLVITPVDADGTVTLRNVSSRTVQVFVDISGYFLPGAARTPGALVPLRPVRAVDIYVAAGEMFEWRPGGTVGLPASVGSVLVNWTVVGADGPGTFESRTTVVTADESGSVMIANWSPRRVRLILDVQGRFVPGVPSAAGTYHAGGEAMDSRTTPLPANARIPIPAVAVDDTVGGYAPQYGAVLGTLSAAAGTGYLTVQPPSVVGAPTATLKSGKRHSTTTFLAAADAVLVNRTGRQVAYELSEQGYFLR from the coding sequence ATGTCACGCCCACGACTGCATCTGCTGCATGTCCTGACCGCATTGCTGGTCGTGATGGGCACGGTGGCGGTGACACCCGCCGGGGCGGATGTCCCCACCGGCGCAACGGGGACGCCCGCCATCGGTCGGACCTCCGCCGCGGCACCCACCACGTTGCTCGGCTGGGGCGACGTGGTGGGCAGCGGCACCCGCCAGACACCCCGCGCCGACGGGAGATCCTTTGCCGACCAGGCCTTCCCGGTGCCGTCGCCGGTCTGGGGTGAGCGGACCCTGGACGGACTCACCGTCACCGCGGTCGACGCGGCGGAGCGCATGAGTTGCGCACTCGCGTCCGGGAAGGTGTTCTGCTGGGGCAGGACCAGGAGCCCCGGTGACGGTCGACCCCACCCGTACGGGATCGGCCTGCCGGTCCGGGTCGGCGGCGCGCTCATCGGTCGCCCGGTCACGGCCATCGCCGTGGGGCGGGATCACGCCTGCGCGCTGACCGGCGACCGTGTGTACTGCTGGGGCGACAACAGTCGTGGGCAACTCGGACGAGGAACGATCGGCGGTGGGGCCGCCACTCCGGTGGTTGCCCTGCTCGGGTCGGCCGTGCCGCGCGTCGACGCGATCGACGCCGGCGACGACCACACGTGCGTGACCTCCGCCGGCGCCGTCCGCTGTTGGGGGGCCAATGACCACGGCCAACTCGGGGACGGTACGCAGACGGACCGGGGATCGCCCGTCCTCGCCGGTGGAACCCTGGTCGGGCGCTCCGTCACGGCGATGTCGGCCGGCGGGCGTACCACCTGTGCGCTGGCCGACAACTGGTCACACTGCTGGGGTGTCGTGGAGTGGGATCTCGCAGGCACGCCCATGGCGACGACGAGCCCCACGGCCACCCGCGTACCGGAGGAGCTTCCGCGCCCGGACTTCGCATCGATCGGCGTGGGCGGCGGGACTGTGTGCGCGGTGACCGTCGGTGGTGCCGCGTGGTGCTGGGGACTGGACAACCGGGGCCAGACCGGCGGGCAGAGCCGATGGGTCCACGACCCGACTCCGGGTCCGGTGGTCACGGACGGCGTGCTGGCCGGGCGGACCGTGAGTCAACTCCGGGTCGGCGCGACCCATGTCTGCGCGCTGGCATCGGGTCGGATGATCTGCTGGGGTGACCGCTCCCGTGGTGCCATCGGCAGCGGCACCACGGGTGGTCGTTCCGCTCCTGCTGAGGTGTACACCGACGGTGCGCTCGCGGGCCGCTCCGTCATCGGCATCGGTGCCGGGGACGGGGTGTCGTTCGCGATCACCACCGGCGCTCCGGGGCAGGTGGCGGCGCCCGGGGCGCTGCAACTGGTCCGCCCGGTGCGTGTGCTGGACACCCGCACGACCGCCGGCACCGGCATCCCGGCCGGGGGCACGAAGAAGGTCCGGGTGGCCGGCATCGGCGGCGTTCCCGCAGCGGTGTCGGCCGTTGCGTTCGGCGTCACCGTCGCCGAGCCCGCCGCGTCCGGCTACCTGCAGGTGTACCCGAGCGGGAGCACGATCCCGGGCATGGCCACCACGAACTTCACCACGCAGGCCGGAACCGTCTCGCAGTTGGTGATCACACCGGTGGATGCGGACGGCACCGTCACTCTGCGGAACGTGTCGTCGCGGACGGTCCAGGTCTTCGTGGACATCTCGGGCTACTTCCTGCCGGGCGCTGCCCGGACACCGGGAGCACTGGTACCGCTCCGGCCGGTCCGTGCCGTCGACATCTACGTGGCGGCGGGCGAGATGTTCGAGTGGCGGCCCGGCGGAACGGTCGGGCTGCCGGCATCCGTCGGCTCGGTGCTGGTCAACTGGACCGTCGTCGGTGCGGACGGGCCGGGCACCTTCGAGTCCCGGACAACGGTCGTCACCGCGGACGAGTCCGGATCCGTGATGATCGCCAACTGGTCGCCCCGCCGGGTGCGGCTGATCCTCGACGTGCAGGGCCGTTTCGTTCCCGGGGTCCCGTCGGCCGCCGGCACCTACCACGCCGGTGGCGAGGCCATGGACTCCCGGACGACACCGTTGCCGGCGAACGCCCGGATCCCCATTCCTGCCGTTGCCGTCGACGACACCGTCGGTGGATACGCACCGCAGTACGGAGCCGTGCTCGGTACGTTGTCGGCGGCCGCGGGAACGGGATACCTGACAGTGCAACCACCTTCGGTGGTGGGTGCTCCCACCGCGACGCTGAAGTCGGGCAAGCGGCACTCGACGACCACATTTCTTGCGGCAGCGGATGCGGTGCTCGTCAACCGGACCGGGCGACAGGTGGCCTACGAGCTGTCCGAGCAGGGCTATTTCCTGCGCTGA
- a CDS encoding NADP-dependent oxidoreductase, which yields MITRELQLVRRPQGRLEVDDLRVAEVEVPALRDGQVLVRTSHHSVDAAIRIRMGETTPAGYLPPLALGAGLEGTAVGEVLESRAEGFGPGDLVQHARGYREIAVVDAGAALGGAGRLTRLDPTLAPPEVWVGLLGGTGLTAWAGLLLVCEVRPEDVVWVSAAAGAVGSVVAQLALARGCRVIGSAGSPAKLEYLQQDLGLHQVFNHRDGVGPALDRAAPDGIDVYFDSVGGDHLEAAIDHLRPFGRVALCGSISGYDGGIAAGPRNLFLATAKNLTLRGFRAGAFADRAAEAVSELADLWRAGRMDLRTDVYDGLEHAPQAMVDLFAGRNVGKVVVRT from the coding sequence ATGATCACCAGGGAGCTGCAGCTCGTCCGTCGGCCGCAGGGACGGCTGGAGGTGGATGACCTGCGGGTGGCCGAGGTCGAGGTGCCCGCACTGCGCGACGGCCAGGTGCTGGTGCGGACCTCGCACCACTCCGTCGACGCGGCGATCCGGATCAGGATGGGGGAGACGACCCCGGCCGGCTACCTGCCGCCGCTTGCGCTCGGGGCCGGTCTGGAGGGCACGGCCGTGGGGGAGGTGCTGGAGAGCCGGGCCGAGGGCTTCGGGCCGGGGGATCTGGTGCAGCACGCCCGTGGCTACCGGGAGATCGCGGTGGTGGACGCCGGTGCGGCGCTGGGCGGCGCGGGGCGGCTGACCCGGTTGGATCCCACGCTCGCCCCGCCGGAGGTGTGGGTCGGCCTGCTGGGCGGGACCGGCCTGACGGCCTGGGCGGGGTTGCTCCTCGTCTGCGAGGTCCGGCCCGAGGACGTGGTGTGGGTGTCCGCTGCCGCCGGCGCGGTGGGCAGTGTGGTCGCCCAGCTGGCTCTCGCCCGGGGCTGCCGGGTCATTGGCAGCGCCGGGAGTCCGGCGAAACTGGAGTATCTGCAGCAGGATCTGGGCCTGCACCAGGTGTTCAACCACCGCGACGGGGTCGGGCCTGCCCTGGACCGCGCGGCGCCCGACGGGATCGACGTCTACTTCGACAGTGTCGGCGGTGACCACCTGGAGGCGGCGATCGACCATCTGCGGCCGTTCGGGCGGGTCGCGCTGTGCGGCTCGATCTCCGGCTACGACGGCGGGATCGCCGCCGGGCCGCGGAACCTCTTCCTGGCCACCGCGAAGAACCTCACCCTGCGCGGATTCCGGGCCGGTGCCTTCGCCGACCGCGCCGCGGAGGCGGTCTCCGAGCTCGCGGATCTGTGGCGGGCGGGCCGGATGGACCTGCGGACCGACGTGTACGACGGCCTGGAGCATGCGCCGCAGGCGATGGTCGACCTGTTCGCGGGCCGGAATGTCGGGAAGGTGGTCGTCCGGACCTGA
- a CDS encoding endonuclease/exonuclease/phosphatase family protein, whose product MIIASFNVENLFSRPKAMDVPAGVGGPILAAHAELQTLLEEPEYTPTIKERILILLRKLGLEWSDTTGFAVLRKIRGQLLRRSTKSDTVEVVAGGRGDWIGWVELVKDTITAQAMTHTAMVMRDIDADILGVVEAENRPTLDMFSAAQLLAVDTQPYEQVMVIDGNDTRGIDVGVMARAAYPLTSIRSHVFDTDATGPVFSRDCPEYTFGTPGGNEITVLVNHFKSKGYGSRNDPTGAKRRKRQATRVAQIYRQLIDAGRRHVVVLGDLNDDPTSTALEPLLSGTGLRDISEHPDFAWGPRKGTYGGGNEKDKIDYLLLSPDLYDTATGGQVFRKGVYHGPRVDDPWEMYETLTSPALAASDHAAITATLDLA is encoded by the coding sequence ATGATCATCGCGTCCTTCAACGTCGAGAACCTGTTCTCCCGGCCGAAGGCGATGGACGTCCCGGCCGGCGTCGGCGGGCCGATCCTGGCCGCACACGCCGAGCTGCAGACCCTGCTCGAGGAGCCGGAGTACACGCCGACCATCAAGGAGCGGATCCTGATCCTGCTGCGCAAGCTCGGCCTGGAGTGGTCGGACACCACCGGGTTCGCCGTGCTGCGCAAGATCCGCGGACAGTTGCTGCGGCGCAGCACGAAGAGCGACACCGTCGAGGTGGTGGCCGGCGGCCGCGGCGACTGGATCGGCTGGGTCGAACTGGTGAAGGACACCATCACCGCGCAGGCGATGACGCACACCGCGATGGTGATGCGGGACATCGACGCCGACATCCTCGGCGTGGTCGAGGCGGAGAACCGGCCCACGCTCGACATGTTCAGCGCCGCACAGCTCCTCGCCGTCGACACACAGCCGTACGAGCAGGTGATGGTGATCGACGGGAACGACACCCGGGGCATCGACGTCGGGGTCATGGCCCGGGCGGCCTACCCGCTCACCTCCATCCGTTCGCACGTGTTCGACACCGACGCCACCGGCCCGGTCTTCTCCCGTGACTGCCCGGAGTACACGTTCGGCACCCCGGGAGGCAACGAGATCACCGTCCTGGTGAACCATTTCAAGTCGAAGGGCTACGGGTCCAGGAACGACCCGACCGGGGCGAAGCGACGCAAGCGGCAGGCCACCCGGGTCGCACAGATCTATCGACAGCTGATCGACGCCGGGAGGCGCCACGTCGTCGTGCTGGGCGATCTCAACGACGATCCCACCAGTACCGCCCTGGAGCCACTGCTGTCCGGCACCGGACTGCGCGACATCAGCGAGCACCCCGACTTCGCCTGGGGCCCGCGGAAGGGCACCTACGGCGGCGGGAACGAGAAGGACAAGATCGACTACCTGCTGCTCTCCCCCGACCTCTACGACACGGCCACCGGTGGGCAGGTCTTCCGCAAGGGTGTGTACCACGGGCCGCGGGTCGACGATCCGTGGGAGATGTACGAGACCCTGACCTCACCGGCCCTGGCGGCTTCCGACCACGCCGCTATCACCGCGACGCTCGACCTGGCGTGA
- a CDS encoding S8 family serine peptidase: MPTTTTLTVHVTSTDGTPVVGARVTRIDPDRSRITAETDRRGRTSFDLPASLPARVSVIADGWATDERDTGGEYPQRDDGVEQFVLGPVGWPTYFRGRVRVPFRPVHDAVGVRSTPGRAGADVADGEVIRFADPGVTVVRLPELQGQQPADAPAVFAQRAVLVDDAVRGLRGRSGDDVEEVGALVQLGEDSAAFLTGTVHVSLMDDVDPVDLAARNGFEVVKRFSALRNTYVFRSPEGGGYDLLGKIDRLAAEPGIRYAEPDLAATVVPDAVTPNDFLFPQQWDFLLEGIPDAWQVLRDLDATHTFGDPDLIVAVVDNGVDPGHPAIGGTVSDGRDKVVQLFDFGSMVNNHNATNSGDNPDHGMCCASAITGRSDDGIGICGVAGNTRLLATRHPGTETRFAELYLWLAGLDADSSAAGFPAQLAQGAGVITNSFGSSVNAPISALMQDTFDAVTDDGRSGLGTVLMFSAGNDTVDLDDTNRRPWSMYNRCYGVSAVSLDPDGTTERQTWYSNWGSTVDFCALTNDAEAPGHNPPGSWGAFTATHRSTPTGTAVPGSAVTSTTLRAASGAAASTIDVDSVAGAAVGGSVLVGPTSATTSRGRTITSVDAANRRIGLDMALPAAFANGTAVVFADRAWRSDFGGTSYATPVTAGVAALMLSANPQLSWQQVGDILRRTAIKVDTGNTDPVGRWRDVDGRISSDPGYLGPATSEWYGAGRIDARAAVRRAAWTVDLVTQTVEFNDIPEGETTFRAVRVDVHSLHPSTVSVVTAPTAPFSLPLGATDSLAGTAQYSSLEEALIWVAFTGTTAGATASGSITVRHDQTDQVWTVPIVANTVAPVTAAVMLVLDSSGSMDSPSGVASNTRMEVLHYSANILVDYVQEGDAVGIVGFDTDAGPVLVPPAGPLAAPAAGIDIARDALRDKIDTFATNPAGMTSIGDGLALGQGELAPVNGYDTKSAIVFTDGFENQGKFLRDVSSSITDRTFAVALGRAENIQPVGLTAVTAGTGGYCVLTGDLGPDSRYRLAKYFLQVLAGVKNQEVVVDPPVQVAVGQTVDVPFLVAETDFTLDVVLLTRYPWLVSLTLVTPDGDVVDPAFVNGLSGRNYTRLGDEVVYYRLTLPAPIGAGAHTGTWLARVELPKNAVKVASQHEGLTRDELVQIRRGGVGGVLLVHASSSLRMDVGIKQDSNEPGATLYLSAALTEYGIPVAGRAKVTATITDPVGSSWQQGLTEVASGVFEAAISAPLQGVWTVLFHAEGETFRSTPFTREAVRTAAVWRGGDSYEPTEGEEPTPKKHREREALRALLLDAELESAVRSRLTAVGLSADEIIGG; the protein is encoded by the coding sequence ATGCCCACGACCACCACGCTCACCGTCCATGTCACGTCGACCGACGGCACGCCGGTCGTCGGCGCCCGGGTCACCCGCATCGACCCGGACCGATCGCGGATCACCGCGGAGACCGACCGGCGCGGCCGCACGAGCTTCGACCTGCCCGCCTCGCTCCCGGCGCGGGTCAGCGTCATCGCCGACGGGTGGGCGACCGACGAGCGCGACACCGGCGGTGAGTACCCGCAACGGGACGACGGTGTGGAGCAGTTCGTCCTCGGTCCGGTCGGCTGGCCGACCTACTTCCGCGGCCGGGTGCGGGTGCCGTTCCGTCCGGTGCACGATGCGGTGGGCGTCAGGTCGACGCCCGGCCGGGCGGGCGCCGACGTCGCGGACGGCGAGGTCATCAGGTTCGCGGACCCCGGTGTCACCGTGGTCCGGCTCCCCGAACTGCAGGGACAGCAGCCCGCCGATGCCCCGGCCGTCTTCGCCCAACGAGCCGTCCTGGTCGACGATGCGGTCCGCGGCCTACGCGGACGCTCCGGCGACGACGTCGAGGAGGTGGGTGCGCTGGTGCAGCTGGGCGAAGATTCGGCGGCGTTCCTGACCGGCACCGTGCACGTCTCGCTGATGGACGACGTCGATCCGGTGGACCTGGCCGCCCGCAACGGCTTCGAGGTGGTCAAGCGGTTCTCCGCGCTGCGGAACACCTACGTGTTCCGCTCCCCGGAAGGGGGTGGCTACGACCTGCTCGGCAAGATCGACCGACTCGCCGCGGAACCCGGCATCCGTTATGCGGAACCGGATCTGGCAGCCACCGTGGTGCCCGATGCGGTGACGCCGAACGACTTCCTGTTCCCGCAGCAGTGGGACTTCCTGCTCGAGGGCATCCCCGATGCCTGGCAGGTGCTGCGTGACCTGGACGCCACGCACACCTTCGGCGACCCCGACCTGATCGTCGCGGTGGTCGACAACGGGGTCGACCCGGGGCATCCGGCGATCGGCGGCACCGTGTCCGACGGCCGCGACAAGGTCGTCCAGCTCTTCGATTTCGGGTCGATGGTGAACAACCACAACGCGACGAACTCCGGCGACAACCCCGACCACGGCATGTGCTGTGCGTCCGCCATCACCGGCCGGAGTGACGACGGGATCGGCATCTGCGGGGTCGCCGGCAACACCCGGCTGCTGGCCACGCGGCACCCCGGCACGGAGACCCGCTTCGCCGAGCTGTACCTGTGGCTGGCCGGGCTCGACGCCGACAGCTCCGCGGCCGGCTTCCCGGCGCAGCTGGCGCAGGGCGCCGGTGTGATCACCAACAGCTTCGGATCCAGCGTGAATGCCCCGATCTCCGCCCTGATGCAGGACACCTTCGACGCGGTGACCGACGATGGCCGGAGCGGGCTCGGCACCGTGCTGATGTTCTCGGCCGGCAACGACACGGTCGACCTGGATGACACCAACCGGCGCCCGTGGAGCATGTACAACCGCTGTTACGGAGTCTCAGCGGTGAGCCTCGACCCGGACGGGACCACGGAACGCCAGACCTGGTACAGCAACTGGGGTTCCACCGTCGACTTCTGCGCCCTGACCAACGATGCCGAGGCCCCCGGCCACAACCCGCCCGGCAGTTGGGGAGCCTTCACCGCGACCCACCGGAGCACCCCGACCGGCACGGCCGTACCGGGATCGGCAGTCACGTCCACCACCCTCCGAGCGGCGAGCGGAGCCGCGGCGTCCACCATCGACGTCGACAGCGTCGCCGGCGCGGCGGTCGGCGGTTCCGTCCTGGTGGGACCGACCTCGGCAACAACCTCGCGCGGACGGACCATCACCTCGGTCGACGCGGCCAACCGCCGGATCGGTCTCGACATGGCGCTGCCGGCCGCGTTCGCGAACGGCACCGCCGTGGTGTTCGCGGACCGCGCCTGGCGCAGCGACTTCGGCGGCACCTCCTACGCCACTCCGGTGACGGCAGGTGTTGCGGCACTGATGCTCTCCGCCAACCCGCAGTTGAGCTGGCAGCAGGTCGGCGACATCCTGCGGCGGACCGCGATCAAGGTCGACACCGGGAACACCGACCCGGTCGGCCGCTGGCGGGACGTCGACGGCCGTATCTCCAGCGACCCCGGGTACCTGGGGCCGGCGACCAGCGAGTGGTACGGCGCGGGGCGGATCGATGCGCGGGCCGCCGTCCGTCGCGCTGCGTGGACCGTCGACCTCGTCACGCAGACCGTCGAGTTCAACGACATCCCCGAGGGCGAGACCACCTTCCGGGCGGTACGGGTGGACGTGCACAGCCTGCACCCGTCGACCGTCTCGGTGGTGACCGCGCCGACCGCGCCGTTCTCGCTCCCGCTCGGCGCCACCGACTCCCTGGCCGGCACGGCGCAGTACAGCAGCCTGGAGGAGGCGTTGATCTGGGTCGCCTTCACCGGGACCACCGCCGGCGCAACGGCATCCGGGAGCATCACGGTCCGCCATGACCAGACGGACCAGGTGTGGACCGTGCCGATCGTGGCGAACACCGTGGCACCGGTGACGGCGGCGGTCATGCTGGTGCTGGACAGTTCCGGGTCGATGGACTCGCCGTCCGGGGTGGCGTCCAACACTCGCATGGAGGTGCTGCACTACTCGGCCAACATCCTCGTCGACTACGTCCAGGAGGGCGACGCGGTCGGCATCGTCGGCTTCGACACCGACGCCGGGCCGGTGCTGGTCCCGCCGGCCGGGCCGCTGGCGGCACCGGCCGCCGGCATCGACATCGCCCGGGACGCGTTGCGCGACAAGATCGACACCTTCGCCACGAACCCGGCCGGGATGACCTCCATCGGAGACGGTCTCGCGCTCGGCCAGGGTGAACTGGCTCCGGTGAACGGCTACGACACGAAGTCGGCCATCGTGTTCACCGACGGCTTCGAGAACCAGGGCAAGTTCCTCCGCGACGTCTCGTCGTCGATCACCGACCGGACCTTCGCCGTCGCGCTCGGCCGGGCGGAGAACATCCAGCCGGTCGGGCTCACCGCGGTCACCGCCGGCACCGGCGGGTACTGCGTCCTCACCGGCGATCTCGGACCGGACAGCCGCTACCGGCTGGCCAAGTACTTCCTGCAGGTGCTCGCCGGCGTGAAGAACCAGGAGGTAGTCGTCGACCCGCCGGTGCAGGTGGCCGTCGGGCAGACGGTGGACGTGCCGTTCCTAGTGGCGGAGACCGACTTCACCCTCGACGTGGTGCTGCTGACCCGCTACCCGTGGTTGGTGTCGCTGACCTTGGTGACCCCGGACGGCGACGTCGTCGACCCGGCGTTCGTGAACGGGCTCTCCGGCCGGAACTACACCCGGCTCGGCGACGAGGTCGTCTACTACCGGCTCACCCTGCCGGCGCCGATCGGTGCCGGTGCCCACACCGGGACCTGGCTGGCCCGCGTCGAACTGCCGAAGAACGCGGTGAAGGTTGCCTCGCAGCACGAGGGCCTGACCCGGGACGAGCTCGTCCAGATCCGCCGGGGCGGCGTCGGTGGCGTGCTGCTGGTGCATGCCTCGAGCAGTCTGCGGATGGACGTGGGGATCAAGCAGGACTCCAACGAACCCGGCGCCACGCTGTACCTGTCCGCGGCGCTCACCGAGTACGGGATCCCGGTGGCGGGCCGGGCGAAGGTGACCGCGACGATCACCGACCCGGTGGGCAGCAGCTGGCAACAGGGGCTGACCGAGGTGGCATCCGGCGTGTTCGAGGCGGCGATCTCCGCTCCGCTGCAGGGGGTGTGGACCGTGCTGTTCCATGCCGAGGGCGAGACGTTCCGGTCCACCCCGTTCACCCGGGAGGCCGTGCGGACCGCTGCGGTCTGGCGCGGCGGCGACTCCTACGAGCCGACCGAGGGCGAGGAGCCGACGCCGAAGAAGCACCGGGAGCGGGAGGCGCTGCGGGCACTGCTGCTGGATGCCGAACTCGAGTCCGCGGTGCGCAGCCGGCTGACCGCGGTCGGCCTGTCCGCCGACGAGATCATCGGCGGCTGA